In Bacteriovorax stolpii, a single genomic region encodes these proteins:
- a CDS encoding nicotinate-nucleotide adenylyltransferase produces MGLGQRQKALEINLNSKIYGTFAEIGAGQEVARHFFRAGGAAGTIAKSISAYDMTMSDAIYGREKTGRYVCEERLQKMLDTEYETLVSRLENVRTTETTYFAFANTVSAKSFKGTGENHGWIGVKFQHEPKAEPSQVIMHVSMLDAENVQQQEALGYIGVNLIYAAYYLAQNSEEFIASLMDSLTTSRIKIDMISAKGAAFHGIDSRLLCLELVKSKLCEAVIFDENGNVLQASEVLYKKNVLVVRGGYRPPTNLSLDMLECGLRKFRASLDKSEQENIIVIPEISMSLLLDRGTVDNEDFLARVDLLSSLGQKVLISNSESYSDLNMFFTKYAKKKIGFVMASYNLEEILNKSKYDGNRCGLGLVGSIGRLLEPNTRLYIYPARDEENSEIQTIESMQVSDDMTFLLMYLKENHLIEDIEDYNPEVISIWSRRVLKMIQDGTEGWEKFVPASVAKTVKKKCLFGAKCDI; encoded by the coding sequence ATGGGACTGGGGCAGAGACAAAAAGCTCTAGAGATCAATCTTAATAGCAAAATTTACGGAACCTTCGCCGAGATCGGTGCAGGTCAGGAAGTGGCACGCCATTTTTTCCGCGCTGGTGGTGCGGCCGGGACGATTGCTAAAAGTATTTCTGCTTATGACATGACTATGAGTGATGCCATTTACGGCAGAGAAAAAACCGGCCGTTATGTTTGTGAAGAGCGTTTACAAAAAATGCTCGACACTGAATATGAAACACTAGTGTCGCGTTTAGAAAATGTGAGAACAACAGAGACCACTTACTTTGCTTTTGCCAACACTGTATCGGCAAAATCATTTAAGGGGACAGGTGAGAACCACGGCTGGATTGGAGTGAAATTCCAACATGAGCCAAAAGCAGAACCTTCTCAAGTGATCATGCACGTAAGCATGCTTGATGCTGAAAACGTTCAACAGCAAGAGGCCTTAGGTTATATCGGTGTGAACTTAATCTATGCGGCTTATTATTTAGCTCAAAATAGTGAAGAGTTTATCGCAAGCTTGATGGACAGTTTAACGACATCGAGAATTAAGATCGACATGATCAGTGCCAAAGGTGCTGCTTTTCACGGCATCGACAGCCGTCTGTTATGTCTTGAACTGGTTAAGAGCAAGCTTTGTGAAGCCGTTATTTTTGATGAAAACGGAAACGTGCTTCAGGCCTCTGAAGTTCTTTATAAAAAGAACGTGCTGGTTGTGCGCGGAGGTTATAGACCACCAACTAATTTAAGTTTAGACATGCTGGAGTGTGGGCTTAGAAAATTCAGGGCCTCACTGGATAAGAGTGAGCAGGAAAACATAATCGTGATTCCAGAAATCAGTATGTCACTTTTACTTGACCGCGGTACTGTGGATAACGAAGACTTCCTGGCCCGTGTGGACCTGTTGTCCTCTTTGGGGCAGAAGGTTTTAATTTCTAATTCAGAGTCTTACAGTGACCTGAACATGTTCTTTACAAAATACGCTAAGAAAAAAATCGGATTTGTGATGGCCTCATATAATCTTGAAGAAATCTTAAATAAGAGCAAGTACGACGGTAACCGATGTGGTTTGGGTTTAGTCGGATCAATCGGGAGATTGTTGGAGCCAAATACAAGGCTTTATATTTATCCTGCACGCGATGAAGAAAATAGTGAGATCCAGACTATTGAGTCTATGCAGGTTAGTGACGATATGACGTTTCTTTTAATGTATTTAAAAGAAAATCATCTGATTGAGGATATTGAGGACTACAATCCTGAAGTGATCTCAATCTGGTCAAGAAGAGTGTTAAAAATGATCCAGGATGGGACAGAGGGTTGGGAGAAATTCGTTCCAGCTTCGGTTGCCAAGACTGTTAAAAAGAAATGTTTATTTGGAGCAAAGTGTGACATTTAA